A window of Puntigrus tetrazona isolate hp1 unplaced genomic scaffold, ASM1883169v1 S000000223, whole genome shotgun sequence contains these coding sequences:
- the crebl2 gene encoding cAMP-responsive element-binding protein-like 2 isoform X1, with amino-acid sequence MDDNKMVAGKVKKPGKRGRKPAKIDLKAKLERSRQSARECRARKKLRYQYLEELVSSKERAICALREELDMYKQWCLAMDQGKIPSEIKALLTGDEQKAPQSTSNKIPKNGKYGSGQNKTS; translated from the exons ATGGATGACAATAAA ATGGTTGCTGGAAAAGTGAAGAAACCAGGCAAACGCGGCCGCAAACCTGCCAAGATCGACCTGAAGGCCAAGCTGGAGAGAAGCCGGCAGAGCGCTAGAGAGTGTCGCGCCAGGAAGAAGCTACGCTACCAGTATCTGGAGGAGCTGGTGTCCAGTAAAGAGAGAGCCATCTGTGCACTGAGAGAGGAGCTGGACATG TACAAGCAGTGGTGTCTGGCCATGGACCAGGGGAAGATCCCATCCGAAATCAAAGCCCTCCTCACCGGAGACGAGCAGAAAGCACCGCAGAGCACCAGCAACAAGATCCCCAAGAACGGCAAGTACGGCTCCGGCCAGAACAAGACGTCTTAG
- the crebl2 gene encoding cAMP-responsive element-binding protein-like 2 isoform X2 — MVAGKVKKPGKRGRKPAKIDLKAKLERSRQSARECRARKKLRYQYLEELVSSKERAICALREELDMYKQWCLAMDQGKIPSEIKALLTGDEQKAPQSTSNKIPKNGKYGSGQNKTS; from the exons ATGGTTGCTGGAAAAGTGAAGAAACCAGGCAAACGCGGCCGCAAACCTGCCAAGATCGACCTGAAGGCCAAGCTGGAGAGAAGCCGGCAGAGCGCTAGAGAGTGTCGCGCCAGGAAGAAGCTACGCTACCAGTATCTGGAGGAGCTGGTGTCCAGTAAAGAGAGAGCCATCTGTGCACTGAGAGAGGAGCTGGACATG TACAAGCAGTGGTGTCTGGCCATGGACCAGGGGAAGATCCCATCCGAAATCAAAGCCCTCCTCACCGGAGACGAGCAGAAAGCACCGCAGAGCACCAGCAACAAGATCCCCAAGAACGGCAAGTACGGCTCCGGCCAGAACAAGACGTCTTAG
- the tbk1 gene encoding serine/threonine-protein kinase TBK1, translating to MQSTANYLWMMSDLLGQGATANVYRGRHKKTGDLYAVKVFNNLSFLRPLDVQMREFEVLKKLNHKNIVKLFAVEEESNTRHKVLVMEYCPCGSLYTVLEEPTNAYGLPEDEFLIVLQDVVAGMNHLREYGIVHRDIKPGNIMRVIGEDGRSVYKLTDFGAARELEDDEQFVSLYGTEEYLHPDMYERAVLRKDHQKKYGATVDLWSIGVTFYHAATGSLPFRPYEGPRRNKEVMYKIITEKPPGAISGHQKFENGKIEWSSEMPISCSLSKGLQSLLTPVLANILEADQEKCWGFDQFFAETSDILHRIVVYVFSLQQATLHHVYIHTYNTANLFQELLFRRTNITPSHQDFLYEGRRLVLDNNRQAQTFPKTSRENPIMLLSRDPVNTVGLLFEDPSPPKVQPRYDLDLDASYAKTFAGDVGYLWKTSDSLLLYQELVRKGVRGLIELIRDEYSETAHKKTEVIHMCNYCSQTLERTEQLCEVLMQGNLLSAEYDEIRDTRKKVMRLSSSLGSMEQTLQDISSMFLPGGNLSDTWTQQVGTHPDDRNVEKIKVLLDAISSIYQQFKKDKAERRLPYNEEQIHKFDKQKLVLHATKARALFTDECAMKYRLFISKSEEWMKKFHHVRKHLLSLTAQFSSMEQEVTLLMQRVYKLLELLPQKMVPMTSGGIKPQAYLSPNTLVEMTLGMKKLKEEMEGVVKELAENNLFLERFGTLTVDGGIRAVDRM from the exons ATGCAGAGTACGGCGAATTACCTGTGGATGATGTCCGACCTGCTCGGTCAGGGAGCCACGGCCAACGTTTACCGCGGCAGACACAAG AAAACCGGTGATCTCTATGCGGTCAAAGTCTTCAATAACTTGAGCTTTCTGCGTCCGCTCGACGTCCAGATGAGGGAGTTTGAGGTGCTGAAAAAACTCAACCACAAAAACATCGTGAAGCTCTTCGCCGTTGAGGAGGAG TCGAACACGCGTCATAAGGTGTTGGTGATGGAGTACTGTCCGTGCGGAAGTCTCTACACGGTTCTCGAGGAACCGACGAACGCTTACGGGCTCCCGGAGGACGAGTTCCTCATCGTTCTGCAGGATGTCG TGGCGGGAATGAATCACCTGAGAGAGTACGGCATCGTCCATCGAGACATCAAGCCCGGGAACATCATGCGTGTGATCGGAGAAGACGGACGATCCGTCTACAAACTGACCGACTTCGGAGCCGCGCGTGAGCTGGAAGACGACGAGCAGTTCGTCTCGCTTTACGGCACGGAGGAGTATCTG catCCTGACATGTACGAGCGAGCCGTGCTGAGGAAAGACCACCAGAAGAAGTACGGCGCCACGGTGGATCTGTGGAGCATCGGAGTCACGTTTTATCACGCCGCCACAGGCAGCCTGCCCTTCAGGCCCTACGAAGGACCACGCAGGAACAAAGAAGTCAT GTATAAGATCATCACAGAGAAGCCGCCCGGCGCAATCTCGGGCCATCAGAAGTTTGAGAACGGGAAGATCGAGTGGAGCTCAGAGATGCCGATCTCCTGCAGCCTCTCCAA GGGTCTCCAGAGTCTCCTCACTCCGGTGCTGGCCAACATCCTCGAAGCAGACCAGGAGAAATGCTGGGGCTTCGACCAGTTCTTCGCGGAGACCAGCGATATCTTACACCGCATCGTGGTCTATGTGTTCAGCCTTCAGCAGGCCACGCTTCACCACGtctacatacacacatacaacac GGCGAATCTCTTTCAGGAGCTGCTCTTCAGACGGACCAACATAACGCCGTCCCACCAGGACTTTCTGTACGAGGGCCGCCGCCTCGTCCTCGACAACAACCGGCAGGCTCAGACCTTCCCCAAGACCTCCAGAGAGAATCCCATCATGCTGCTGAGCAGAGACCCCGTCAACACCGTGGGCCTGCTGTTTGAGGACC CCAGCCCTCCCAAAGTCCAGCCGCGCTATGACCTGGATCTGGACGCCAGCTACGCCAAG ACATTCGCAGGTGACGTGGGCTATCTGTGGAAGACGTCCGATTCTTTGCTTCTGTACCAGGAGCTGGTGAGGAAAGGCGTGCGAGGCCTGAT CGAGCTGATCAGAGACGAGTACAGTGAGACGGCACACAAGAAGACGGAGGTGATTCACATGTGCAACTACTGCAGCCAGACGCTGGAGCGAACCGAGCAGCT gtgtgaGGTTCTGATGCAGGGAAACCTGCTGTCTGCGGAGTACGATGAGATCCGGGACACGAGGAAGAAGGTGATGCGG CTCTCCAGCTCTCTGGGCTCCATGGAGCAAACTCTACAGGACATCAGCAGCATGTTCCTGCCGGGAGGAAATCTGAGCGATACGTGGACGCAGCAAGTGGGAACGCACCCGGACGACAGGAA TGTGGAGAAGATCAAGGTTCTTCTGGACGCCATCAGCAGCATCTACCAGCAGTTCAAGAAGGACAAGGCTGAGAGAC GTTTGCCGTACAACGAAGAACAAATCCACAAGTTTGACAA GCAAAAGCTGGTTCTTCACGCCACCAAAGCGCGGGCGCTCTTCACAGATGAGTGTGCCATGAAATATCGCCTCTTCATCTCCAAGAGCGAGGAGTGGATGAA GAAGTTCCATCACGTGCGGAAGCACCTCCTGTCTCTGACCGCTCAGTTCAGCAGCATGGAACAGGAAGTGACCCTGCTCATGCAGCGTGTGTATAAA CTGCTGGAGCTGTTACCCCAGAAGATGGTGCCCATGACGTCTGGAGGAATCAAACCGCAGGCGTACCTCAGTCCCAACACACTGGTGGAGATGACGCTGGG AATGAAGAAACTGAAGGAAGAGATGGAAGGAGTCGTGAAGGAGCTGGCGGAGAACAACCTGTTCCTGGAGAG GTTCGGGACGCTGACGGTGGACGGCGGGATCAGGGCCGTGGATCGAATGTGA
- the gpr19 gene encoding probable G-protein coupled receptor 19 yields the protein MVYFLSAEGIKPSFHSAVLFNPAINYSTRNESSTLTPVVCRLDASSSAASPQSNASLTSYDLSPAEVTLLGLVFGVFWVISVLGNSLVCLVIHRSRRTQSTTNYFVVSMACADLLLSLACAPLVLLQVSAGQWPLTAAACKAVRYLQHLCPGVQVYVLLSICVDRFYTIVYPLSFKVSREKAKRMILASWLFDAAFVSPCLFFYGSSATQNHCDFFLVDSWDGLAFAVAHLLFGFLVPALLIVSFYQRVVRYIWRIGADGRTVRRTMNIVPRTKVKTIKMFLMLNAVFLLTWTPFYIAQLWHPTETTGPSRRSALFFVAVAWISFSSTASKPTLYSVYNANFRRGMRETFCMSSMKCYRSNAYTITASSRIAKKNYVGVVDLPVPAKTLIKDSVYDTFDREAKEKKLAWPISSNPPNTFV from the coding sequence ATGGTGTACTTCCTCTCCGCGGAGGGCATAAAGCCCTCGTTCCACTCCGCTGTCCTCTTCAACCCCGCCATCAACTACTCCACCAGGAACGAGTCCTCCACGCTGACGCCCGTCGTCTGCCGCCTGGACGCCTCCTCGTCGGCCGCCTCGCCGCAGAGCAACGCCTCGCTGACGTCGTACGACCTGTCGCCGGCGGAGGTCACGCTCCTCGGCCTCGTGTTTGGGGTGTTCTGGGTCATATCGGTGCTGGGGAACTCGCTAGTGTGTCTGGTGATCCATCGGAGCCGCAGAACCCAGTCGACCACCAACTATTTCGTGGTGTCGATGGCATGTGCGGATCTGCTGCTGAGCCTAGCCTGTGCGCCGCTAGTTCTCCTGCAGGTGTCCGCCGGGCAGTGGCCTCTGACCGCCGCCGCGTGCAAAGCCGTACGATACTTGCAGCACCTGTGCCCCGGCGTCCAGGTCTACGTGCTCCTGTCCATCTGCGTGGATCGCTTCTACACCATCGTGTATCCGCTGAGCTTTAAAGTGTCGCGCGAGAAAGCCAAGCGAATGATTCTGGCGTCTTGGCTCTTTGACGCCGCGTTCGTGTCGCCGTGTTTGTTCTTCTACGGATCGTCGGCGACGCAGAACCACTGCGACTTCTTCCTGGTGGACAGCTGGGACGGTTTGGCGTTCGCCGTCGCGCATCTTCTGTTTGGTTTCTTGGTGCCGGCGCTGCTCATCGTGTCTTTCTACCAGCGGGTGGTGCGCTACATCTGGAGGATCGGCGCTGACGGGCGAACGGTGCGCAGGACCATGAACATCGTCCCCCGGACTAAAGTCAAAACCATTAAGATGTTCCTGATGCTCAACGCCGTGTTCCTCCTCACCTGGACGCCGTTTTACATCGCACAGCTCTGGCACCCGACGGAAACGACGGGCCCAAGCCGGCGGTCGGCGCTGTTTTTCGTTGCTGTGGCCTGGATCTCCTTCAGCTCCACGGCGTCTAAACCCACGCTGTACTCCGTGTACAATGCCAACTTCAGACGCGGCATGCGAGAGACCTTCTGCATGTCGTCCATGAAGTGCTATCGCAGCAACGCGTACACCATCACCGCCAGCTCGCGGATCGCCAAAAAGAACTACGTGGGCGTGGTCGATCTGCCCGTGCCGGCAAAGACGCTCATCAAAGACTCGGTTTATGACACTTTTGACCGGGAAGCAAAGGAGAAGAAGCTAGCGTGGCCTATTAGCTCCAACCCACCCAACACCTTCGTATAA